A window of Tautonia plasticadhaerens contains these coding sequences:
- a CDS encoding RNA recognition motif domain-containing protein → MGKKLYVGNLTYGVSSSDLEQLFSQFGTVQSAQVIEDRETGRSKGFGFVEMDSESEAQAAIDGLHDREHDGRRLTVNEAKPREDRGGGGGGYGGGRGRGGGGGGYGGGGGYGGGGGGGRRY, encoded by the coding sequence GTGGGCAAGAAGCTTTATGTCGGCAATCTGACCTACGGGGTCAGCAGTTCGGATCTGGAACAACTGTTCTCGCAATTCGGCACGGTCCAGAGCGCCCAGGTGATCGAGGACCGGGAGACGGGCCGGAGCAAGGGCTTCGGCTTCGTCGAGATGGACTCCGAGTCCGAGGCCCAGGCCGCCATCGACGGCCTGCATGACCGCGAGCACGACGGGCGTCGCCTGACCGTCAACGAGGCCAAGCCCCGGGAAGACCGCGGCGGCGGCGGCGGCGGCTACGGCGGCGGTCGCGGCCGAGGGGGCGGCGGCGGCGGCTACGGCGGCGGCGGCGGCTACGGCGGCGGCGGCGGCGGCGGCCGACGCTACTGA
- a CDS encoding carbon-nitrogen hydrolase family protein, with the protein MGPVRILAALALLVVPPALADEGDGPEPETTTLRVAAVQFRSSRDLDDNVSRIRAHLIRLGGQGVRVAVFPECALTGYSGDSATSTTADRLAEAEARVAEACREAGISAVVGSPWRDGGRLYNSALVFDPSGRVVERYHKVQLAEAWPDPGDHLSVFPVDGVPCSIIICHDERYPELVRLPVLAGARVVFYLSHESGIRQEHKLDPYRAQIRARAVENTVFVVQANAPANDDLSGSHGQSRVIAPDGNLLGEAGMFGEEIVTADLDLSLATASNALRSLSRGPLGDWWRAGVSRVRILGGPPE; encoded by the coding sequence ATGGGCCCCGTCCGAATCCTCGCCGCCCTCGCCCTCCTCGTCGTCCCGCCGGCCCTCGCCGACGAGGGGGACGGCCCGGAGCCGGAGACGACGACGCTCCGGGTCGCCGCCGTGCAGTTCCGATCCTCCCGGGACCTGGACGACAACGTCTCCCGGATCCGGGCCCACCTGATCCGGCTCGGCGGGCAGGGGGTCCGGGTCGCCGTCTTCCCCGAGTGTGCCCTGACCGGCTACTCCGGGGACTCGGCCACCTCCACGACCGCCGACCGGCTCGCCGAGGCCGAGGCCCGGGTCGCCGAGGCCTGCCGGGAGGCCGGGATCTCCGCCGTCGTCGGCTCCCCCTGGCGGGACGGGGGCCGCCTCTACAACTCGGCACTCGTCTTCGACCCCTCCGGCCGGGTGGTCGAGCGCTACCACAAGGTCCAGCTCGCCGAGGCCTGGCCCGACCCCGGCGACCACCTCTCGGTCTTCCCCGTCGACGGCGTCCCCTGCTCGATCATCATCTGCCACGACGAGCGCTACCCGGAGCTGGTCCGGCTCCCCGTCCTGGCCGGAGCCCGGGTCGTCTTCTACCTCTCCCACGAGTCGGGCATCCGCCAGGAGCACAAGCTCGACCCCTACCGCGCCCAGATCCGGGCCCGGGCCGTCGAGAACACCGTCTTCGTCGTCCAGGCCAACGCCCCCGCCAACGACGACCTCTCCGGCTCGCACGGGCAGAGCCGGGTCATCGCCCCCGACGGCAACCTCCTCGGCGAGGCCGGGATGTTCGGCGAGGAGATCGTCACCGCCGACCTCGACCTCTCCCTCGCCACCGCCTCCAACGCCCTCCGGAGCCTCTCCCGGGGCCCCCTCGGCGACTGGTGGCGCGCGGGCGTCTCCCGGGTCCGGATCCTCGGAGGCCCCCCCGAATGA
- a CDS encoding metallophosphoesterase family protein → MTRTGHRGRLGRRAFLSEGVLLLGAATMSGRASAASPDSEDRPALRVGLITDLHYADKPPAGTRHYRETPSKLAEAAGLFRGESPEFLVELGDLIDAADSVEVELGYLDRIDRDFSAICPRRYYVLGNHCVDTLTKAEFLGRVGQERSFLSFDAGGWHFVVLDSCFRSDGEPYGRKNFEWTDPNIPEAEVDWLRDDLARAPSPVIVFAHQRLDVGSPYGVRNAPEVRRILEESGRVRAVFQGHSHANAYAEIGGISYVTLVAMVEGSGEQNSGYALVEAGPDGAIRVRGFRLQADYAWPG, encoded by the coding sequence ATGACGCGGACAGGGCACCGGGGACGGCTCGGGCGGCGGGCGTTCCTCTCGGAGGGCGTCCTGCTGCTGGGCGCGGCGACCATGAGCGGACGGGCCTCGGCCGCCTCACCGGACTCGGAGGACCGCCCGGCCCTCCGAGTCGGCCTGATCACCGACCTGCACTACGCCGACAAGCCCCCCGCCGGCACCCGGCACTACCGGGAGACCCCGTCGAAGCTGGCCGAGGCCGCCGGGCTGTTCCGCGGGGAATCCCCCGAGTTCCTCGTCGAGCTGGGCGACCTGATCGACGCCGCCGACTCGGTCGAAGTCGAGCTGGGCTACCTCGACCGGATCGACCGGGACTTCTCGGCGATCTGCCCGAGGCGGTACTACGTCCTGGGCAACCACTGCGTCGACACCCTGACCAAGGCCGAGTTCCTGGGCCGGGTCGGCCAGGAGCGATCGTTCCTCTCCTTCGACGCCGGCGGCTGGCACTTCGTCGTGCTCGACTCCTGCTTCCGGTCCGACGGCGAGCCCTACGGCCGCAAGAACTTCGAGTGGACCGACCCGAACATCCCCGAGGCCGAGGTCGACTGGCTCCGGGATGATCTCGCACGAGCCCCCAGCCCCGTCATCGTCTTCGCCCACCAGCGGCTCGATGTCGGCAGCCCCTACGGGGTCCGCAACGCCCCCGAGGTCCGCCGGATCCTGGAGGAGTCGGGCCGGGTCCGGGCCGTCTTCCAGGGCCACAGCCACGCGAACGCCTACGCCGAGATCGGCGGCATTTCCTACGTCACCCTGGTCGCCATGGTGGAGGGATCCGGCGAGCAGAACAGCGGCTACGCCCTCGTGGAGGCCGGCCCCGACGGGGCGATCCGGGTCCGGGGCTTCCGATTGCAGGCCGATTACGCCTGGCCCGGCTGA
- a CDS encoding type I polyketide synthase: MIGSCPRVLVLAPGGPGGIAALVAGGRAGALGLLDLTWADDGEVREALEQAGRWADRPFGVVLPPGGMAAGAWPDRLAAVVCRGGPGTDWRAAVGRVSARGRVALAEVTDRQSALAATAAGAAGVIVSGLEAGGRCGEESSLVLLQAVLGEGVARAWVRGGIGPGSAAAVVAMGAAGVVLDGALLLAKESPLAEADRDRVARLDGGETAMIGPDGGPRVRVDAPPGSNAVARLREAAAIGGEAWARAEAALVGWGPGRARPLGQDAAFAARLAGRFRTVGGIVGAVEGAIDEGIRLASTLRPLAKGSPMAEALGTRYPIVQGPMTRVSDTAAFALAVADGGALPMLALAMLKGPEAASLLSEAAEILRGKPWGVGLLGFADPEIRAGQLEAVRESRPPFALIAGGRPDQAKDLERLGIRTFLHAPSPGLLNQYLRDGARRFVLEGRECGGHVGPRSSLVLWEQAAAEIRSAIDSGVVADPGSLHLLFAGGVHDARSAAGVAALASPMAGLGVKVGVLVGTAYLFAKEAVDSGAIAPRFQREALSCRETVLLPTGPGHEVRAVPSPFTGHFEAERRRLIEAGAPAEEVRETLERLNVGRLRVASKGMDRDGKDFRPLAEEEQYGRGLYMIGQVATLRDRVTTIDELHENICSGASALLEQTLVGDPSADSQRPSDVAIVGMSGIFPGAADIRSFWENTLKGVDAIVEIPPDRWDWRPYYDPDPKAPDKVVSKWGGFLPDVPFDPLRYGMPPSSLPSIEPAQLLVLEAVRAALDDAGYADRPFPRERTAVVLGMGGGAAQLAMGYAFRSYLPMLESVAPEAGKAAREAAEPLLPSWTEDAFPGFLLNVTAGRVANRFDLGGANYTVDAACGSSLAAASLAVRELETGAADVVILGGADTVQNPFTYLAFSKTHAFSPRGRCRPFDSSADGIVISEGMGVLILKRLADAERDGDRIYAVIKGLGSSSDGRARGLTAPNGEGQSRALRRAYDKAGVPPASVGYVEAHGTGTAVGDEVEVGALAGFLREHGAAPGSCVVGSVKSMIGHTKCAAGLAGLINASLALYHRALPPTIGVERPNPAFDLRDGPVRVGTKARPWLHASGGPRRAGVSAFGFGGTNFHAVLESYEGDPSPRPDPQHEWPAELFVWRDEDREAILGRVDRLIASIGEGARPRPRDLAHALALRFDPEAVDRPTLAIVAGSVEELRERMETARGAIARGDETFDDRRGVHFSNKPAFAGGGVALLFPGQGAQRPEMLGDLTLAFEEVRLGFEAFDAALIASGGRPIGPMVFPPTTLNDRGRDRARHELTATEAAQPAVGAASVGMWNLLEALGVEASAFAGHSYGELVALCAAGAMDVDALARLSEARGRLMARAAGPEPGAMAALLCDADRAAAILSGIDGVVVANLNGPRQTVISGDRDALNRAIDRARGKGIRAFDLPVGGAFHAPVVSGAIGPMVDRAREAIARPPASPVFSNLDAAPHPDDPAEIARRLGDHLASLVRFDRMIESMYDSGVRSFIECGPGSTLSPLVRSILGDRPHLVAPTDAPGRGGIPTLLSALARLLSGGVPVRRLARLTGRRGSHRVDPERPEDEVPAPPPSTWLVNGSRARPISGPEPRRLGMALPGPPPGEASGDASHRHGNNGANGHRASVPGAPDLPRSGAEDEKGLVNGDGRMPGPRGVSADGVVDGGRTGPREGTVRGRFDVTRETNGSGRPGITAAERNGHAARHPSPTPPIGTGTGAGESARVMEAFQETMRAFLEVQRSTMLAYLSGRPPADAPAESLDPGVPDAPRAGDPQGAGWEPDAGRHRPEGELMGDEAVGPANYPPPPRTVPRPGGGDRPLLDPTGPGPEGDPPGDEPGASGRVDESTGVQSSPPPDPADRPGGSVADRLVAIVRDRTGYPAEMLGMGLDLEADLGIDSIKRIEILGSLRDAIDGMAEAGGSGLMDQLARSKTLGEIVSRVESALTCPGEAPPDRDRGVIPGEGGPGRDRETGRDPGDTARADGPARPPRRMVLEAVDAPARREGAGLAPGGIVVVTDDGRGVAGEVAGRLRGAGLSVEVAGPGWADPASPSAVAEWLGGVKGGSPVSGIIHAQPLGDPGPAGLDPSRWSGRLDPSLRGLFHLARAAAEDLERSSREGGSCLIAATAMGGGFASVGGADADFFPGDGGVAGLVKTLAREWPGVRARVVDLRPSDPPPLLADRLADEAMTDDDWPEVGYLGGRRIRLGATDRPIPGDRPGVEVGEGEPILITGGARGIGAAVAAELARRWRPTLLLIGSSPMPPDREGPETAGLATAAELKRALLEASRRGGGRLAPRELDRSCRRLLVDREIRGAIRRIREAGAVAEYASVDVRDAGALAEALASWKRRFGDPVGLIHGAGVIHDKLLRDKTSRSFDAVLGTKVDGAMNLARLLRGDVLRFSALFSSIAGRFGNQGQSDYAAANEVLNKLAVWLDRRWPGRVVSLNWGPWSGVGMVSELEGHLGRRGLGMIDPASGSRALVDELRFGRKGEVEVILAGALGGLDGPLPARGVAAAAGVGR, from the coding sequence ATGATCGGATCGTGTCCCCGAGTCCTGGTGCTGGCCCCCGGCGGGCCGGGAGGGATCGCCGCCCTGGTGGCGGGCGGCCGGGCGGGCGCGCTCGGCCTGCTCGACCTGACCTGGGCCGACGACGGGGAAGTCAGGGAGGCCCTGGAGCAGGCCGGTCGATGGGCGGACCGGCCGTTCGGCGTGGTCTTGCCCCCGGGCGGGATGGCGGCGGGGGCCTGGCCGGATCGGCTGGCGGCGGTCGTCTGCCGGGGGGGGCCAGGGACGGACTGGCGGGCGGCGGTCGGCCGGGTGTCGGCCCGGGGGCGGGTCGCGCTGGCCGAGGTGACGGATCGGCAGTCGGCCCTGGCGGCGACGGCGGCCGGGGCGGCCGGCGTGATCGTCTCGGGGCTGGAGGCGGGCGGGCGGTGCGGCGAGGAGTCGTCGCTGGTGCTGCTCCAGGCGGTGCTCGGCGAGGGGGTCGCTCGGGCCTGGGTGCGGGGGGGGATCGGGCCGGGGTCGGCCGCCGCCGTGGTGGCGATGGGGGCGGCCGGGGTGGTGCTCGACGGCGCCCTGCTGCTGGCGAAGGAGTCTCCGCTGGCCGAGGCCGACCGCGACCGGGTCGCCCGGCTCGACGGCGGCGAGACGGCCATGATCGGCCCCGACGGCGGCCCGAGGGTGCGGGTCGACGCCCCCCCCGGATCAAACGCGGTGGCCCGGTTGCGCGAGGCGGCGGCGATCGGGGGCGAGGCGTGGGCCCGGGCCGAGGCCGCATTGGTGGGCTGGGGACCCGGCCGGGCGCGGCCGCTCGGCCAGGATGCCGCCTTCGCGGCGCGGCTGGCGGGGCGGTTCCGGACCGTCGGCGGGATCGTGGGGGCCGTGGAGGGGGCGATCGACGAGGGGATCCGCCTGGCCTCGACGCTCCGGCCGCTGGCGAAGGGCTCGCCGATGGCCGAGGCCCTGGGAACGCGATACCCGATCGTCCAGGGGCCGATGACCCGGGTGAGCGACACCGCCGCCTTCGCCCTGGCGGTGGCCGACGGGGGCGCGTTGCCGATGCTCGCCCTGGCGATGTTGAAGGGGCCCGAGGCGGCGTCGCTGCTCTCGGAGGCGGCGGAGATTCTGCGGGGCAAGCCCTGGGGCGTGGGGCTGCTCGGCTTCGCCGACCCGGAGATCCGGGCGGGGCAGCTGGAGGCCGTCCGGGAGTCCCGGCCGCCGTTCGCCCTGATCGCGGGGGGGAGGCCCGACCAGGCGAAGGATCTGGAGCGGCTCGGCATCCGGACGTTCCTGCACGCCCCCTCGCCGGGGCTGTTGAATCAGTACCTCCGGGACGGGGCCCGGCGGTTCGTGTTGGAAGGCCGGGAGTGCGGCGGGCACGTCGGGCCGAGGTCGAGCCTCGTGCTCTGGGAGCAGGCGGCGGCGGAGATCCGCTCGGCGATCGACTCCGGTGTCGTGGCCGACCCCGGCTCGCTGCACCTGCTGTTCGCCGGCGGGGTGCACGACGCGAGGTCGGCCGCCGGGGTGGCCGCGCTGGCCTCCCCGATGGCGGGGCTTGGGGTGAAGGTCGGCGTGCTCGTGGGGACCGCCTACCTGTTCGCGAAGGAGGCGGTCGATTCGGGGGCGATCGCCCCGAGGTTCCAGCGCGAGGCCCTCTCCTGCCGGGAGACGGTCCTGCTGCCGACCGGGCCGGGGCACGAGGTCCGCGCCGTGCCCTCGCCGTTCACGGGCCACTTCGAGGCCGAGCGGCGCCGATTGATCGAGGCCGGGGCCCCGGCCGAGGAGGTCCGCGAGACGCTGGAGCGCCTGAACGTGGGACGGCTCCGGGTGGCGAGCAAGGGCATGGACCGGGACGGGAAGGATTTCCGCCCGCTGGCGGAGGAGGAGCAGTACGGCCGGGGCCTCTACATGATCGGCCAGGTGGCGACCCTGCGCGATCGGGTGACGACCATCGACGAATTGCATGAAAACATCTGCTCGGGGGCGTCGGCCCTGCTCGAACAGACGTTGGTCGGGGACCCCTCGGCGGACTCGCAGCGACCCTCCGACGTGGCGATCGTGGGCATGTCGGGCATCTTCCCTGGCGCCGCCGACATCCGGTCGTTCTGGGAGAATACCCTGAAGGGCGTGGACGCGATCGTCGAGATCCCGCCCGACCGCTGGGACTGGCGGCCCTACTACGACCCGGACCCGAAGGCGCCGGACAAGGTCGTCTCGAAGTGGGGAGGGTTCCTGCCCGACGTGCCCTTCGACCCGCTCCGCTACGGGATGCCGCCCTCCAGCCTGCCCTCGATCGAGCCGGCGCAGCTGCTGGTGCTGGAGGCGGTGCGGGCGGCCCTCGACGACGCCGGGTACGCCGATCGGCCGTTCCCGAGGGAGCGGACGGCGGTCGTGCTGGGTATGGGGGGCGGGGCGGCGCAGCTGGCGATGGGCTATGCTTTCCGCTCCTACTTGCCGATGCTCGAATCCGTGGCCCCCGAGGCCGGGAAGGCGGCGAGGGAGGCGGCCGAGCCCCTGCTCCCCTCCTGGACCGAGGACGCCTTCCCCGGCTTCCTGCTGAACGTGACCGCCGGGAGGGTGGCGAACCGGTTCGACCTGGGGGGGGCCAACTACACGGTCGACGCCGCCTGCGGGTCGTCGCTGGCGGCGGCGAGCCTGGCGGTCCGGGAGCTGGAGACGGGCGCCGCCGACGTGGTGATCCTCGGCGGGGCGGACACGGTCCAGAATCCGTTCACGTACCTGGCATTCAGCAAGACACACGCGTTCTCCCCCCGGGGCCGCTGCCGCCCCTTCGATTCCTCGGCCGACGGCATCGTCATCAGCGAGGGCATGGGGGTGCTGATCTTGAAGCGCCTGGCCGACGCCGAGCGGGACGGCGACCGCATCTACGCCGTGATCAAGGGGCTGGGCTCCTCCAGCGACGGCCGGGCCCGGGGCCTGACCGCCCCCAACGGCGAGGGGCAGTCCCGGGCACTCCGCCGGGCCTACGACAAGGCCGGGGTGCCGCCGGCCAGCGTCGGCTACGTGGAGGCGCACGGGACGGGGACGGCGGTGGGGGACGAGGTGGAGGTGGGGGCGCTGGCCGGGTTCCTCCGGGAACATGGGGCGGCCCCGGGGTCGTGCGTGGTCGGCTCGGTGAAGTCGATGATCGGCCACACGAAGTGCGCCGCCGGGCTGGCGGGGCTCATCAACGCGTCGCTCGCGCTCTATCACCGGGCCCTGCCGCCGACGATCGGCGTGGAGCGGCCCAACCCGGCCTTCGACCTCCGGGACGGCCCGGTTCGTGTCGGCACGAAGGCCCGCCCCTGGCTGCACGCCTCGGGGGGGCCCCGGCGGGCCGGGGTGAGCGCCTTCGGCTTCGGCGGGACGAACTTCCACGCCGTCCTCGAATCGTACGAGGGGGACCCCTCCCCCCGGCCCGACCCGCAGCACGAGTGGCCCGCCGAGCTGTTCGTCTGGCGGGACGAGGACCGCGAGGCGATTCTCGGCCGGGTCGACCGCCTGATCGCCTCGATCGGCGAGGGAGCCCGGCCCCGGCCCCGGGACCTGGCCCACGCGCTCGCGCTGCGGTTCGACCCCGAGGCGGTCGACCGGCCGACCCTGGCGATCGTCGCCGGGTCGGTCGAGGAACTCCGGGAGCGGATGGAAACCGCCCGGGGGGCGATCGCCCGGGGGGACGAAACGTTCGACGATCGCCGAGGTGTTCATTTCTCGAACAAACCCGCGTTCGCCGGGGGGGGCGTGGCCCTGCTCTTCCCCGGCCAGGGGGCGCAGCGGCCGGAGATGCTGGGGGACCTGACGCTTGCGTTCGAGGAGGTCCGGCTCGGCTTCGAGGCGTTCGACGCGGCACTGATCGCCTCGGGCGGCCGCCCGATCGGGCCGATGGTCTTCCCGCCGACGACCCTAAACGACCGGGGACGGGACCGGGCCCGGCACGAGTTGACGGCCACCGAGGCCGCCCAGCCGGCCGTGGGGGCGGCCTCGGTGGGGATGTGGAACCTGCTGGAGGCCCTGGGGGTCGAGGCGTCGGCCTTCGCCGGGCACAGCTACGGCGAGCTGGTGGCGCTCTGCGCCGCCGGCGCGATGGACGTGGATGCGCTGGCCCGGCTCTCCGAGGCCCGGGGGCGGCTGATGGCCCGGGCCGCCGGGCCGGAGCCGGGCGCGATGGCCGCCCTGCTTTGCGACGCCGACCGGGCGGCGGCGATCCTCTCGGGGATCGACGGCGTGGTCGTCGCCAACCTCAACGGCCCGAGGCAGACGGTGATCTCGGGCGACCGGGACGCCCTGAACCGGGCGATCGACCGGGCCCGGGGGAAGGGGATCCGCGCCTTCGACCTGCCCGTCGGGGGGGCCTTCCACGCGCCGGTCGTCTCGGGGGCGATCGGGCCGATGGTCGACCGGGCCCGGGAGGCGATCGCCAGGCCCCCGGCCTCTCCGGTGTTTTCCAACCTCGACGCGGCCCCGCACCCCGATGATCCGGCCGAGATCGCCCGGAGGCTGGGGGACCACCTGGCGTCCCTGGTGCGGTTCGATCGGATGATCGAATCGATGTATGACTCGGGGGTGCGGTCGTTCATCGAGTGCGGCCCGGGGTCGACCCTCTCGCCGCTGGTCCGCTCGATCCTGGGGGATCGGCCCCACCTCGTCGCCCCGACCGACGCGCCGGGGCGGGGGGGGATCCCGACGCTGCTCTCGGCGCTCGCCCGGCTGCTCTCGGGGGGCGTGCCGGTCCGCCGCCTGGCCCGGCTCACGGGGCGTCGCGGGTCCCATCGCGTCGACCCCGAGCGGCCCGAGGACGAGGTCCCCGCCCCGCCGCCTTCAACCTGGCTGGTCAACGGGAGCCGGGCCCGGCCGATCTCCGGCCCGGAGCCGAGGAGGCTGGGGATGGCCCTACCGGGGCCGCCCCCCGGCGAAGCGTCGGGCGATGCCTCGCATCGTCATGGGAACAACGGGGCGAATGGCCATCGGGCCTCCGTCCCCGGCGCACCCGACCTGCCTCGGAGCGGGGCGGAGGACGAAAAGGGCCTTGTGAATGGGGACGGACGCATGCCGGGGCCCCGAGGGGTCTCGGCCGACGGCGTGGTCGACGGCGGACGCACAGGACCTCGGGAGGGGACGGTGCGAGGTCGATTCGACGTGACTCGTGAGACGAACGGATCGGGGCGGCCGGGGATCACCGCCGCCGAGCGGAACGGTCATGCGGCGAGGCATCCGTCTCCGACGCCCCCGATCGGGACCGGGACCGGGGCCGGGGAATCGGCCCGGGTGATGGAGGCGTTCCAGGAGACGATGCGGGCCTTCCTGGAGGTGCAGCGGTCGACGATGCTCGCCTACCTCTCGGGCCGCCCCCCCGCCGACGCCCCCGCCGAGTCCCTCGATCCTGGCGTCCCCGACGCCCCGAGGGCGGGCGACCCGCAGGGGGCCGGATGGGAGCCGGATGCTGGGCGGCACCGCCCCGAGGGCGAGCTGATGGGTGACGAGGCCGTGGGCCCGGCCAATTATCCCCCGCCCCCTCGAACGGTCCCCCGGCCGGGTGGGGGCGACCGGCCCCTTCTCGACCCGACCGGCCCGGGGCCCGAGGGCGACCCGCCCGGGGACGAGCCGGGGGCGTCGGGGCGGGTCGACGAATCGACGGGGGTGCAATCGAGTCCCCCGCCCGACCCCGCCGATCGGCCGGGCGGGTCGGTGGCGGACCGGTTGGTGGCGATCGTGCGGGACCGGACCGGGTATCCGGCCGAGATGCTCGGCATGGGGCTCGACCTGGAGGCGGACCTGGGGATCGACTCGATCAAACGCATCGAGATCCTCGGGAGTTTGCGCGATGCGATCGACGGGATGGCCGAGGCCGGGGGCTCGGGGCTGATGGACCAACTGGCCCGGTCGAAGACGCTGGGGGAGATCGTCTCGCGGGTGGAGTCGGCGCTGACGTGTCCGGGCGAGGCCCCACCCGATCGGGACCGGGGCGTCATCCCCGGTGAGGGCGGGCCGGGACGGGATCGAGAAACGGGCCGGGACCCGGGCGACACGGCCCGGGCCGACGGCCCCGCCCGCCCCCCCCGCCGGATGGTGCTGGAGGCGGTGGACGCCCCGGCGAGGAGGGAGGGGGCGGGCCTCGCGCCGGGGGGGATCGTCGTCGTGACCGACGACGGGAGGGGCGTCGCCGGGGAGGTGGCCGGGAGGCTCAGGGGGGCGGGGCTGTCGGTGGAGGTGGCCGGGCCGGGGTGGGCCGACCCGGCCTCGCCCTCGGCGGTGGCCGAATGGCTGGGCGGGGTGAAGGGCGGGTCGCCGGTCTCGGGGATCATCCACGCGCAACCGCTCGGCGATCCCGGGCCGGCCGGCCTCGACCCGTCGCGCTGGTCCGGCCGGCTGGATCCGTCGCTCAGGGGCCTGTTCCACCTGGCCCGGGCCGCGGCGGAGGACCTGGAGCGTTCGAGCCGGGAGGGCGGCTCGTGCCTGATCGCCGCGACGGCGATGGGGGGCGGCTTCGCCTCGGTCGGCGGGGCGGACGCCGACTTCTTCCCGGGAGACGGGGGGGTCGCCGGGCTGGTGAAGACGCTGGCCCGGGAGTGGCCCGGGGTCCGGGCCCGGGTGGTCGACCTCCGGCCCTCCGACCCGCCCCCCCTGCTGGCCGACCGGCTCGCCGACGAGGCGATGACGGACGACGACTGGCCCGAGGTGGGCTACCTGGGAGGCCGCCGGATCCGCCTGGGCGCGACCGACCGGCCGATCCCCGGCGACCGGCCGGGCGTCGAGGTCGGGGAGGGTGAGCCGATCCTGATCACGGGGGGGGCCCGGGGGATCGGCGCCGCCGTGGCGGCCGAGCTGGCGAGGCGATGGCGGCCGACGCTCCTGCTGATCGGGTCGAGCCCGATGCCCCCCGACCGCGAGGGCCCGGAGACGGCCGGCCTGGCGACGGCCGCCGAGCTGAAGCGGGCCCTGCTCGAAGCCTCCCGGCGCGGGGGCGGGCGGCTCGCCCCCCGGGAGCTGGACCGCTCCTGCCGTCGGCTGCTCGTCGACCGGGAGATCCGGGGGGCGATCCGCCGGATCCGGGAGGCCGGGGCCGTGGCCGAGTACGCGTCGGTGGACGTCCGAGACGCCGGGGCGCTGGCCGAGGCCCTGGCATCCTGGAAGCGACGCTTCGGCGACCCCGTCGGCCTGATCCACGGCGCGGGGGTGATCCATGATAAGTTGCTCCGGGACAAGACGTCGAGGTCCTTCGATGCCGTGCTCGGCACCAAGGTCGACGGCGCGATGAACCTGGCCCGCCTGCTCCGGGGGGATGTGCTGCGGTTCTCCGCGCTCTTCTCGTCGATCGCCGGGCGGTTCGGGAACCAGGGCCAGTCTGACTACGCGGCGGCGAACGAGGTGCTCAATAAGCTGGCGGTGTGGCTCGACCGCCGGTGGCCGGGGCGGGTCGTCTCGCTGAATTGGGGCCCGTGGTCGGGGGTGGGGATGGTATCCGAGCTGGAGGGGCACCTCGGGCGTCGGGGGCTGGGGATGATCGACCCGGCGTCGGGGTCCCGGGCGCTGGTCGACGAGCTGAGGTTCGGCCGCAAGGGCGAGGTGGAGGTGATCCTGGCCGGGGCGCTGGGGGGGCTCGACGGCCCGCTCCCGGCCCGGGGCGTCGCGGCGGCGGCGGGGGTGGGGCGATGA
- a CDS encoding serpin family protein codes for MNADARAVVEGNTRFALDLYARLGSDRDDNLFFSPGSLSTALALTYVGAGGETAEQMAEALHLRSPRGSLHPAFAASQQTWDADAERSGYRLGAANRLRGRRDSDFRVRFLALTREHDGAELARVDFARQAEQVRQQINAWVEERTGGKIADLIPPGGLDAITRLVLTNAVSFKGDWSDPFREEATQQAPFHVSAGR; via the coding sequence ATGAACGCCGATGCCCGCGCCGTCGTCGAGGGCAACACCCGCTTCGCCCTGGACCTCTACGCCCGGCTGGGGTCGGACCGGGACGATAACCTCTTCTTCTCGCCCGGCAGCCTCTCCACCGCCCTGGCGCTGACCTACGTCGGGGCCGGGGGCGAGACCGCCGAGCAGATGGCCGAGGCGCTCCACCTCCGCTCGCCGCGAGGGTCGCTGCATCCGGCCTTCGCCGCCTCGCAGCAGACCTGGGACGCCGATGCGGAGCGGTCCGGCTACCGGCTGGGCGCGGCCAATCGGCTCCGGGGCCGGCGGGATTCCGACTTCCGGGTCCGCTTCCTCGCCCTGACCCGGGAGCACGACGGGGCGGAACTGGCCCGGGTCGATTTCGCCCGGCAGGCCGAGCAGGTACGTCAGCAGATCAACGCCTGGGTCGAGGAGCGGACCGGGGGGAAGATCGCCGACTTGATCCCGCCGGGGGGCCTGGACGCGATAACCCGGCTGGTCCTGACCAACGCCGTTTCCTTCAAGGGCGACTGGTCCGACCCGTTCCGGGAGGAGGCGACCCAGCAAGCGCCCTTCCACGTCTCGGCCGGCCGATAG